The Parashewanella tropica genome window below encodes:
- a CDS encoding OmpA family protein, with protein MRTLILILIALVTTGCATRDIKPMSGSTAQYYDLNDKDNDGVVIAREKCLKTETGAEVDNYGCGTTSKHLQRKELNIKFANNSAYLAPKYFSQLEEIAAFLRKYPDLNVTIEGHTSKTGSYEHNLELSQKRAEAVTKVLAEEYQIPSDRLNAVGYSFERPIADGDDSYAHARNRRVVAEPTVEDTSTAYKWTIWTVEQ; from the coding sequence ATGAGAACATTAATTTTGATACTAATAGCCCTTGTTACAACTGGATGTGCGACAAGAGACATAAAGCCTATGAGTGGTTCAACTGCTCAATATTATGATTTAAACGATAAAGATAATGATGGTGTCGTTATTGCCAGAGAAAAATGCTTGAAAACCGAGACGGGAGCCGAAGTTGACAACTATGGCTGCGGCACGACAAGTAAGCATTTACAGCGAAAAGAGCTGAATATTAAGTTTGCTAACAATTCTGCTTACTTGGCACCTAAGTATTTCAGTCAATTAGAAGAAATTGCTGCTTTCTTAAGGAAGTACCCAGACCTAAATGTCACTATTGAAGGGCATACCAGCAAAACAGGCAGCTATGAGCACAACCTAGAGCTTTCACAAAAGCGTGCTGAAGCTGTAACGAAAGTGCTTGCTGAAGAATATCAAATTCCATCGGATAGACTAAATGCCGTAGGTTACAGTTTTGAACGGCCAATCGCTGACGGTGATGATTCTTATGCCCATGCTCGTAATCGTAGAGTAGTGGCTGAGCCCACTGTAGAAGATACTTCTACAGCCTATAAATGGACGATTTGGACTGTTGAACAATAA
- the nrdD gene encoding anaerobic ribonucleoside-triphosphate reductase — protein sequence MPFVIKRDGIKTVFDPKRIFLAVNAAAEAAGISDQKYAQLVAERIHKLFVGQQEVAIQQLQDTVENELMSGPYKGMARHYIEYRHDRDVAREVSSTLNKEIRGLVEQSNADLLNENANKDAKVIPTQRDLLAGIVAKNYAKKHMLPKAVVRAHERGELHYHDLDYAPFFPMFNCMLIDLEGMLTNGFKMGNAEIETPKSISTATAVTAQIIAQVASHIYGGTTINRIDEVLAPFVKKSFDKHLAIGREWNIADVEAYAKEQTVKECHDAFQSLEYEVNTLHTANGQTPFVTFGFGLGTRWESRLIQESILAVRIAGLGKNRKTAVFPKLVFAIKDGVNHKQGDVNYDIKQQALQCAAARMYPDILNYDQVVKVTGSFKTPMGCRSFLSEYHEDGKQLHEGRNNLGVVSLNLPRIAIEAKGDEQAFYQLLDQRLKLARLALDTRIDRLKGVKAKVAPILYMEGACGVRLQAEDEITTIFKDGRASISLGYIGLHETINAIYGDDIHVYDSSFLREKALNIVKHLKAATDAWKQETGYGFSLYSTPSENLCSRFHHIDAKEFGLIKGVTDKGYYTNSFHLDVEKKVNPYDKIDFEQPYPEVANGGFICYGEYPNMQHNVEALENVWDYSYSRVPYYGTNTPIDECYECGFLGEFECTSKGFTCPKCGNHDPSRVSVTRRVCGYLGSPDARPFNSGKQEEVKRRIKHL from the coding sequence ATGCCATTTGTGATAAAACGAGATGGGATCAAAACAGTATTTGACCCTAAACGTATTTTTTTAGCGGTAAATGCAGCAGCAGAGGCCGCTGGAATATCTGATCAAAAGTATGCCCAATTGGTTGCAGAACGAATTCATAAGTTGTTTGTAGGTCAGCAAGAAGTTGCCATTCAGCAATTACAAGATACTGTTGAAAATGAACTCATGTCTGGGCCGTATAAAGGGATGGCTAGACATTATATTGAATATCGCCATGATCGTGATGTTGCTCGTGAAGTGAGCAGTACCCTTAACAAGGAAATCAGAGGTCTGGTTGAGCAAAGCAATGCGGATTTATTAAACGAAAATGCCAATAAAGATGCCAAAGTTATTCCAACGCAAAGAGACCTATTGGCAGGGATTGTCGCTAAGAATTATGCCAAAAAGCATATGTTACCAAAAGCGGTTGTACGGGCTCATGAAAGAGGTGAGCTTCATTATCACGACTTAGACTATGCACCTTTTTTTCCAATGTTTAATTGTATGCTTATTGATCTAGAAGGGATGCTCACTAATGGCTTTAAAATGGGTAACGCCGAAATTGAAACGCCAAAATCAATTTCAACAGCAACAGCGGTTACTGCACAAATCATTGCACAAGTTGCTAGCCATATTTATGGCGGAACGACCATTAACAGAATTGATGAAGTCTTGGCTCCGTTTGTGAAAAAAAGCTTCGATAAGCATTTAGCCATAGGCAGGGAATGGAATATCGCCGATGTTGAGGCTTATGCCAAAGAACAAACCGTAAAAGAATGTCATGATGCCTTTCAGTCACTTGAGTATGAGGTTAACACCCTACATACGGCAAATGGTCAAACTCCCTTTGTTACTTTTGGTTTTGGCTTAGGTACTCGTTGGGAATCACGGCTTATTCAAGAGTCTATTTTGGCCGTTCGAATTGCTGGGTTAGGTAAGAATCGGAAAACAGCAGTATTCCCAAAATTAGTCTTTGCAATCAAAGATGGCGTAAATCATAAACAAGGCGATGTAAATTACGATATCAAGCAACAAGCGCTTCAGTGCGCTGCAGCTCGTATGTACCCAGATATTTTAAATTACGATCAAGTGGTTAAAGTTACTGGTTCATTCAAAACGCCTATGGGGTGTAGAAGTTTTCTAAGCGAATACCATGAAGACGGTAAGCAGTTACATGAAGGACGAAATAATTTAGGTGTTGTCAGTCTCAACCTTCCCAGAATTGCGATTGAAGCCAAAGGTGATGAGCAAGCTTTTTATCAATTACTCGATCAGCGTTTAAAGCTTGCCCGTCTTGCGTTAGATACGCGTATTGATCGCCTTAAAGGCGTGAAAGCCAAAGTTGCGCCAATCTTATACATGGAAGGTGCTTGTGGTGTGAGATTACAGGCTGAGGATGAAATTACCACAATATTTAAGGATGGTCGAGCGTCAATTTCCCTAGGTTATATTGGTCTTCATGAAACCATTAATGCGATTTATGGTGATGATATCCACGTTTATGACAGTAGTTTTCTTCGTGAAAAGGCGTTGAATATTGTTAAACATCTTAAAGCTGCAACCGATGCTTGGAAACAAGAAACAGGTTATGGCTTTAGTTTATACAGTACTCCGAGCGAAAACTTATGCAGTCGTTTTCATCATATTGATGCTAAAGAATTTGGTTTAATAAAAGGTGTCACTGATAAGGGATATTACACCAATAGTTTTCACTTAGATGTTGAAAAGAAAGTAAATCCATACGATAAAATTGATTTTGAACAGCCATATCCAGAAGTCGCCAACGGGGGCTTTATTTGCTATGGCGAATACCCAAATATGCAGCACAATGTGGAAGCGTTAGAAAACGTCTGGGATTACAGCTACAGCCGAGTCCCATACTATGGAACCAATACTCCAATTGATGAATGTTATGAGTGTGGTTTTTTAGGCGAGTTTGAATGCACCAGTAAAGGCTTTACTTGCCCTAAATGTGGTAACCATGATCCAAGCCGAGTATCTGTAACTCGACGAGTGTGCGGTTACTTAGGAAGCCCAGATGCACGCCCGTTTAACTCAGGTAAGCAAGAAGAAGTTAAACGTCGAATTAAGCATTTATAA
- a CDS encoding NADP-dependent oxidoreductase: MITQNILLHSRPEGLPSAENFKLVDVTLPQLQQGEVLVENLWMSVDPYMRGRMIDRKSYIAPFQIGDVLEGGAIGKVVESKNDDFKVGTLVNHMMGWRKHFVSTAEQLTALPQTPFDPSYFLGVMGMPGMTAWTGLNRIANLKAGETLFVSAASGAVGSVACQLGKQMGAKVIGSVGSDEKAEALLALGVDKVINYKTTDDLNTALAQAAPEGIDVYFENVGGDHLEAALNNMKDYGRIAVCGMISQYNDTRPTPGPVNLAQIIIKKLRIEGFIVFDHWEHYGEFTQQMGQWLAKGDIKVEQTIFEGLENAPDAFIGLFEGKNKGKMLVKL; the protein is encoded by the coding sequence ATGATTACACAAAATATCCTTCTCCATTCTCGCCCTGAAGGTTTGCCTTCTGCTGAAAACTTTAAATTGGTTGATGTAACTCTTCCCCAACTGCAGCAAGGTGAAGTTCTAGTAGAAAATTTATGGATGTCGGTCGACCCCTATATGAGAGGAAGAATGATCGACCGTAAGAGTTACATTGCTCCATTCCAAATTGGTGATGTACTTGAAGGCGGGGCAATAGGTAAGGTTGTTGAATCAAAAAATGATGATTTTAAAGTTGGCACTCTTGTAAATCATATGATGGGCTGGCGAAAGCATTTTGTATCAACAGCTGAACAGCTTACCGCTTTACCACAAACGCCATTTGATCCTTCATATTTTCTTGGTGTGATGGGAATGCCAGGAATGACAGCGTGGACGGGATTAAATCGCATTGCCAATTTAAAAGCTGGTGAAACTTTATTTGTATCTGCTGCATCTGGTGCGGTAGGTAGTGTAGCTTGTCAGTTAGGCAAACAAATGGGAGCAAAAGTTATTGGCTCTGTTGGTAGTGATGAAAAAGCTGAGGCTCTTTTAGCGCTTGGCGTTGATAAGGTGATCAACTATAAGACTACTGACGACTTAAATACAGCTCTGGCACAAGCCGCACCGGAAGGTATTGATGTGTATTTTGAAAATGTCGGTGGTGACCACTTAGAAGCTGCACTCAACAATATGAAAGATTATGGACGCATTGCGGTATGCGGTATGATCTCCCAATACAATGATACTAGGCCAACTCCTGGCCCTGTTAATCTGGCTCAAATCATCATTAAAAAACTGCGTATTGAAGGCTTTATTGTGTTTGACCATTGGGAACACTACGGCGAATTTACTCAGCAAATGGGTCAATGGTTAGCCAAAGGCGATATTAAAGTTGAGCAAACTATTTTTGAAGGCCTTGAGAATGCCCCTGATGCATTTATTGGATTATTTGAAGGAAAAAACAAAGGTAAAATGCTGGTAAAACTTTAA
- the nrdG gene encoding anaerobic ribonucleoside-triphosphate reductase-activating protein has product MNYSQYYPVDVVNGPGTRATLFVSGCIHQCRGCYNQSTWNPNSGYLFDEAMEQKIIDDLNDTRIKRRGLSLSGGDPLHPANHQGVLALVKRVKSECPDKDIWLWSGYTKDELSQEQQQIIDLVDVMVDGKFEQLLADPSLRFRGSSNQIIHYFTQC; this is encoded by the coding sequence ATGAATTATTCTCAATATTACCCCGTTGATGTGGTCAACGGGCCGGGCACGCGTGCAACATTATTTGTTTCTGGTTGTATTCACCAATGTCGAGGTTGTTATAACCAAAGTACATGGAACCCAAATTCTGGTTATCTTTTTGATGAGGCAATGGAGCAAAAGATAATTGATGACTTAAATGATACTCGTATTAAGCGCCGAGGTCTTAGTCTATCTGGCGGGGATCCACTACATCCAGCCAATCACCAAGGGGTCTTAGCTTTGGTTAAACGAGTAAAGTCTGAATGCCCTGATAAGGATATTTGGCTATGGTCTGGTTATACCAAAGATGAGCTATCACAAGAGCAACAGCAAATTATTGACCTTGTCGATGTTATGGTGGATGGTAAATTTGAACAGCTTTTAGCCGATCCGAGTTTACGTTTTAGAGGAAGCTCCAACCAAATTATTCATTACTTTACGCAATGTTAG
- a CDS encoding TolC family outer membrane protein, translating to MKMDLKGIRQLTPIALAAIGLWALPSLSNAQSLEQAVAHALDTNPEVRISYNRFKANQEIHNQAWSGYLPSVDLTAGYGIEYTDSPSTRRDSSLGAKIDDRTERLNRGELGISIRQLVFDGFYTSSESERTDFEASAAQWSLFSKAEDVALDVVKVYIGVLHAQEILTLAEKNLTTHQDIFDQIKQKTSSGLGSTADLSQITGRLARANANVVAAKNNLLDAQSQFFRVVSQQPKDIVAPVPDADMLPKNLAETLLLANENHPTLKAANSDINAAKSAQSTAKSGYYPKITLELNGTANNDTNGEDGVTNKPPFQTDVGGHTNNYSAMLKLRYNLYAGGKDLAKENESAYRISEAKEVRERAHREVVEGVNLSWNALDLLTPQKQYIRQHVEAAKETQKAYVQQFRLGQRTLLDLLDTENELFESRKAYLRAELDEVVAKYRVLNSTGRLLDSLRVTRPPEWQGK from the coding sequence ATGAAAATGGACCTAAAAGGAATTAGGCAACTCACACCCATTGCTTTAGCAGCAATTGGGTTATGGGCGCTACCCTCACTATCAAATGCACAGTCATTAGAGCAAGCTGTTGCTCATGCCTTGGATACTAATCCAGAAGTACGGATTTCGTATAATCGATTCAAAGCAAACCAAGAAATCCATAACCAAGCTTGGTCAGGGTACCTTCCAAGCGTTGACTTAACTGCTGGGTATGGCATCGAGTATACGGATTCACCCTCAACAAGACGTGATAGCTCTTTAGGGGCTAAGATCGATGACAGAACAGAAAGGTTGAATCGTGGTGAGCTTGGGATCAGTATCAGGCAGCTAGTTTTTGATGGCTTTTATACTAGCAGCGAGTCTGAAAGAACCGATTTTGAAGCAAGTGCCGCTCAGTGGAGTTTGTTTTCAAAGGCTGAAGATGTCGCACTGGATGTCGTTAAAGTTTACATAGGTGTTCTTCATGCTCAAGAAATACTGACGCTTGCAGAAAAAAACCTAACGACTCATCAAGATATTTTTGATCAAATTAAGCAAAAAACCAGTTCTGGGTTAGGTTCTACGGCAGATTTATCTCAAATTACTGGTCGCCTTGCACGTGCCAATGCCAATGTCGTGGCAGCTAAGAATAATTTATTAGATGCTCAATCTCAGTTTTTTAGAGTAGTATCTCAGCAGCCAAAAGACATAGTTGCTCCAGTACCAGACGCTGATATGCTACCAAAAAATTTAGCTGAAACCTTATTATTAGCGAACGAAAATCACCCAACGTTGAAAGCTGCAAATAGTGATATTAATGCGGCGAAATCAGCTCAAAGTACTGCCAAATCTGGTTATTACCCAAAAATTACTCTAGAGCTTAATGGAACGGCTAATAATGATACCAATGGTGAAGATGGGGTAACCAATAAGCCTCCATTCCAAACGGATGTTGGGGGGCATACCAATAACTATTCTGCGATGCTGAAGTTACGCTATAACTTATATGCAGGTGGTAAAGATTTAGCCAAGGAAAATGAAAGCGCATACCGGATCAGTGAAGCTAAAGAAGTAAGAGAAAGAGCTCATCGAGAGGTTGTAGAAGGAGTGAACCTTTCTTGGAATGCGTTGGATTTACTTACGCCTCAAAAGCAATATATAAGACAACATGTGGAAGCTGCAAAAGAAACCCAAAAGGCGTATGTTCAGCAGTTTCGTCTTGGTCAAAGAACACTATTGGACTTACTTGATACAGAAAACGAATTATTTGAATCAAGAAAGGCTTACTTACGAGCAGAGCTAGATGAGGTTGTTGCCAAGTATAGGGTGCTTAATTCCACAGGACGATTATTAGATTCATTAAGAGTTACTCGCCCACCTGAGTGGCAAGGTAAGTAA
- a CDS encoding YibL family ribosome-associated protein produces the protein MNLKEELQTLTNKLDKSRRKLSAAQERGDEKIVLQFKQEIAALTKRITAVKSQQQRQLNNKGSKIQNLAFHRSLTKAEQADLGKLKKSVRGLVVVHPMTALGREMGINSVTGFAPKEF, from the coding sequence ATGAATTTAAAAGAAGAACTGCAAACGTTAACCAATAAATTAGATAAATCACGTCGTAAGTTATCGGCTGCTCAAGAGCGCGGTGATGAAAAAATAGTATTGCAGTTTAAACAAGAAATTGCTGCACTAACTAAGCGTATTACTGCAGTTAAATCTCAGCAACAACGCCAGCTAAATAATAAAGGCAGTAAGATCCAAAACCTAGCCTTTCATCGTAGTTTAACCAAAGCAGAACAAGCTGATCTTGGTAAGTTAAAAAAATCAGTTAGAGGTTTGGTTGTTGTTCACCCTATGACGGCCTTAGGGCGTGAAATGGGCATCAATAGCGTTACCGGTTTTGCACCAAAAGAATTCTAA
- a CDS encoding MarR family winged helix-turn-helix transcriptional regulator, producing the protein MNQKQQLSDNVCFAVYSANNAIIRAYRPLLEQYQLTFPQYLVMQSLWCEDGISLTELSNATMLDLGTLTPIVKRLEGKSLLTKEKNQADERKKVLVLTEQGNAIRSEALELKKTLLERVNLSEKQLKLLKEQCLKIVEDLG; encoded by the coding sequence ATGAATCAAAAACAACAATTAAGTGATAACGTGTGCTTTGCTGTTTATTCTGCAAACAATGCGATTATTCGAGCCTACCGACCTTTGTTAGAACAATACCAACTGACTTTTCCTCAGTACTTGGTCATGCAGTCGTTATGGTGTGAAGATGGGATAAGTTTAACTGAACTCTCTAACGCAACTATGCTGGATCTAGGTACATTAACTCCCATAGTGAAGCGTTTAGAAGGGAAGTCGCTATTGACGAAAGAAAAAAACCAAGCGGATGAAAGAAAAAAAGTATTGGTGCTGACAGAGCAAGGTAATGCTATACGCTCTGAAGCGCTAGAGCTCAAAAAAACCTTACTTGAGAGAGTCAATTTATCTGAAAAACAATTGAAATTGTTAAAAGAGCAATGCTTAAAAATAGTTGAGGACCTAGGCTAG